In one Lycorma delicatula isolate Av1 chromosome 5, ASM4794821v1, whole genome shotgun sequence genomic region, the following are encoded:
- the LOC142324699 gene encoding protein takeout-like isoform X2: MHCVTSQRNYFKGDLKYRIPRLDPLVIEQIKIDQGTKQVGLSLELNKCEMHGLQHTKFVKANVDIKKSHCQWDFFLDRLVILGKYNVSGQVLVLPITGYGDANITVSNVTFSYIYDWKLEKKSNGLEYVVITHNEMPFEVGDMKIKLQNLFNGDRLLGDNMNRFLNENWQEIMKELGPAMAEALGEIFRRTLTSMAEVVPFKNIFPKE, from the exons ATGCATTGCGTGACTTCCCAACGGAACTATTTTAAAG gtgaTCTGAAATACAGAATACCTAGGTTAGATCCATTGgttattgaacaaattaaaattgaccAAGGAACAAAACAAGTAGGTCTTTCTCTGGAACTCAATAAATGTGAAATGCATGGATTACAACacacaaaatttgtaaaagcgaa tgttgatattaaaaaaagccaCTGTCAATGGGACTTTTTTCTGGATAGATTGGTTATACTTGGTAAATATAATGTATCTGGACAAGTTCTTGTTTTACCAATAACTGGTTATGGTGATGCAAATATTACtgtca gtaatgttacattcagttatatatatgattGGAAGCTTGAAAAGAAGTCAAATGGTTTAGAATATGTGGTCATTACGCATAATGAAATGCCTTTTGAAGTCGGTGATATGAAGATAAAgctacagaatttatttaatggtGATAGATTACTGG gtgataatatgaatagatttttaaatgaaaattggcAAGAAATTATGAAAGAACTGGGGCCTGCCATGGCAGAAGCACTTGGAGAAATATTTAGAAGGACGTTAACATCAATGGCAGAAGTtgttccttttaaaaatatattccctaaggaataa
- the LOC142324699 gene encoding protein takeout-like isoform X3: protein MSRPTFCTTSGDLKYRIPRLDPLVIEQIKIDQGTKQVGLSLELNKCEMHGLQHTKFVKANVDIKKSHCQWDFFLDRLVILGKYNVSGQVLVLPITGYGDANITVSNVTFSYIYDWKLEKKSNGLEYVVITHNEMPFEVGDMKIKLQNLFNGDRLLGDNMNRFLNENWQEIMKELGPAMAEALGEIFRRTLTSMAEVVPFKNIFPKE, encoded by the exons gtgaTCTGAAATACAGAATACCTAGGTTAGATCCATTGgttattgaacaaattaaaattgaccAAGGAACAAAACAAGTAGGTCTTTCTCTGGAACTCAATAAATGTGAAATGCATGGATTACAACacacaaaatttgtaaaagcgaa tgttgatattaaaaaaagccaCTGTCAATGGGACTTTTTTCTGGATAGATTGGTTATACTTGGTAAATATAATGTATCTGGACAAGTTCTTGTTTTACCAATAACTGGTTATGGTGATGCAAATATTACtgtca gtaatgttacattcagttatatatatgattGGAAGCTTGAAAAGAAGTCAAATGGTTTAGAATATGTGGTCATTACGCATAATGAAATGCCTTTTGAAGTCGGTGATATGAAGATAAAgctacagaatttatttaatggtGATAGATTACTGG gtgataatatgaatagatttttaaatgaaaattggcAAGAAATTATGAAAGAACTGGGGCCTGCCATGGCAGAAGCACTTGGAGAAATATTTAGAAGGACGTTAACATCAATGGCAGAAGTtgttccttttaaaaatatattccctaaggaataa
- the LOC142324699 gene encoding protein takeout-like isoform X1, protein MENIATLKTSYFLLYTCDLKYRIPRLDPLVIEQIKIDQGTKQVGLSLELNKCEMHGLQHTKFVKANVDIKKSHCQWDFFLDRLVILGKYNVSGQVLVLPITGYGDANITVSNVTFSYIYDWKLEKKSNGLEYVVITHNEMPFEVGDMKIKLQNLFNGDRLLGDNMNRFLNENWQEIMKELGPAMAEALGEIFRRTLTSMAEVVPFKNIFPKE, encoded by the exons gtgaTCTGAAATACAGAATACCTAGGTTAGATCCATTGgttattgaacaaattaaaattgaccAAGGAACAAAACAAGTAGGTCTTTCTCTGGAACTCAATAAATGTGAAATGCATGGATTACAACacacaaaatttgtaaaagcgaa tgttgatattaaaaaaagccaCTGTCAATGGGACTTTTTTCTGGATAGATTGGTTATACTTGGTAAATATAATGTATCTGGACAAGTTCTTGTTTTACCAATAACTGGTTATGGTGATGCAAATATTACtgtca gtaatgttacattcagttatatatatgattGGAAGCTTGAAAAGAAGTCAAATGGTTTAGAATATGTGGTCATTACGCATAATGAAATGCCTTTTGAAGTCGGTGATATGAAGATAAAgctacagaatttatttaatggtGATAGATTACTGG gtgataatatgaatagatttttaaatgaaaattggcAAGAAATTATGAAAGAACTGGGGCCTGCCATGGCAGAAGCACTTGGAGAAATATTTAGAAGGACGTTAACATCAATGGCAGAAGTtgttccttttaaaaatatattccctaaggaataa